Within the Sphingobium baderi genome, the region GACGGAAAGGCCGCGAACCTTGCCTGTGAGTTGCGACCACATTGAGCGGGCACGCGCGTCCGCGCTGAATGCGCCCAGCTGGACCCGCCAGGGGCCCGAAGCGGCGCGGGCAGGGAGTGCTGTAGGAGCCGCAGCCTGTCTGGGAGGGGGCGGCGCTTTGGTTTTGGGCGCTTCGGCGCGAGAGGGCGTGGTTGACGGCGCAATTTCGGCAGTCCGCAGGGGAGAGGGAGCCGGTCGCGTCGCGGGGCCGGTGCTTTCCGTCCTTGTCGGCGCGGAAGCCAGTAAGGCGCCCTTGTCTTGCTGCATTCCTGCAGCGAGGGCTTTTGCCTGTTCGCGCTGTTCGTCGGAGATATATTTGTTCATCTGTTGCAAGCTGGTGTTCGCTTGCGACAGTCCTGCCGCCGAAGCACGCGTCATCAAGGCATAGGCGCCGACCCAATCCTTCTTAACGAGATCGCCGTTGAACAGGGCCGTCGCGTAGATATATTGTGCGCGTGAATCCCCCCGGGACGCCGCGCGTTCCAGATAAGGCATGGCTGCGGCGCGATCGCCCTTTTGAAACAAGCTGAGGCCTAGATTGTCTTCGGCGCGCATATGACCCTGCGCGGCTGCCTTTCGATACCACTGGATCGCCGCGTCCAGATCTGATGACACACCGCGTCCCAGCTTATAGGCCTGTCCCATGTTGAACTGGGCATCTGGGTCGCCTCCCTCGGCAAGGGCGCGCCATTCCGCCACGGCCTTTGCATAGTCACCCTGTTGCCACGCATCTACGCCCAGTTTTACGTCAGCCAGAAGCGGCTGGCTCAGACTCAACGTTGCGATTGCGATAAGCGCGCCTCGAAAATTGTTCATGAAAGGGCTGCTCCAAATCCACGGCATTCACGCCATTTTATCGCGGATATTGGTTAAAAGGCTATTAGCATCGTGCGCGGGAGTGACGCGCCCTCTTGCGGACCATGGCGGGGGATGTCGGTTAACTGAATTTTAGGTGCTGCCATGACAATCTCGACCGGAATTGGATTTCCTTGGGGGGCAGCGCGTGCGCATCTTGGCACTGGCATCGCAGAAGGGCGGATCGGGAAAGACGACGCTTTCCGGACATCTTGCCGTGCAGGCGCAGCGAGCGGGACATGGGCCGGTCGTTCTGATCGACATTGATCCGCAAGGATCGCTCGCGGACTGGTGGAATGAGCGGGAGGCGGAATTTCCAGCCTTTGCTCAGACTACGGTAGCGCGCCTCGCCGCAGACCTCGAAATTCTGCGGCAGCAAGGTTTTAAGCTGGCGGTCATAGACACGCCTCCCGCCATCACCATGGCGATTCAGAGTGTGATTTCGGTGGCGGAACTGATCGTCGTTCCCACACGCCCCAGTCCGCATGACCTGCGCGCCGTAGGCGCCACGGTTGATCTGTGCGACAGAGCTGGAAAGCCGCTGATCTTCGTCGTCAACGGTGCGACGCCCAAGGCGCGGATCACGTCAGAAGCAGCCATCGCTTTGTCTCAACATGGAACCGTCGCGCCTGTGACGGTTCATCATCGCACCGATTTCGCGGCGTCGATGATCGATGGCCGCACAGTCATGGAAGTGGACGCGAAAAGCCGCTCCGCGAGCGAAGTCGTTCAGTTGTGGAGCTATATTTCGGATCGCCTTGAAAAGAATTTCCGGCGCACGGTCTTTTCCGTTCCGCATGGGAGCGTCGGGACAATGGGAAGCACGCGACCGGCCGGGGGCGGCTTTGGCCGCCGTGTTATCGGATAGTAAGAAAGGAACGCATCATGCCTGAAGCAAAGCCGATCGCGTCCCTGACCTCTGGTCTTCTTGCACGCAAGGGAGCGGCTCAGCCCGCCATGCGTAGGCCCATGCTTGGTCTTGGTCGTATGGCCGTAGCGCAGGACGATTTGGGCTGGAACGACATGGGCAACGACATGCCCATGGATGCCCTGCCATGTTCGCTGGAGCCTACGCCGATTGCCAGCCTTACGCCCATGGGCAATGCCGTTGCGAAGGGCGCGCCCGTTCCAGCGGTCGTTGTGGAAAGGCATGAACTTGCCGAACGCGTGGCGGATACACTTGCGGTACGAAATCACAGTACCGGGGCGGCTCGCAAAACCGCGTTCACTCTGCGGCTCGACGCCGGCAGACATCTTAGGTTGCGGCTTGCCTGCGCTGTGGCCGGGCGATCAGCCCAGCAGATCGTTACCGAGGCTGTCGACAAATATCTCAGCGATTTGCCTGAAATAGACCGGCTGGCGCAGCAAGTGCCGCCGATGCACGGTCGCAAGTAAAGGTGGGAATGATTATGAAGCGTTCTGCATTTGGCAAGGCGGCTGCGTCCTCCCTGATCGTGGCTGTCACGATGGTGGGTTGTACGGGGGCTGCATTTCGTCCGTCGATGACGACAGCCAGCCAGAAGGGCGATGCCAGTAAACAGGCTCTGGCCGCGGAAAAGGCGATGGCGGGACATGATGCCGTCCGCGCCATCCGCGCTGCCGAGGAAGCTGTCCGGTTAAAACCGGACAATGCGGCATATCGGCAGTTGTTGGGGCTGGCCTATGTTGCGGGCGGGCGTTTCGTCTCCGCCGAAACCGCGCTTTCCGATGCAATGGCGCTGGGAAATCAAGAAAGCCGGACCATCGTCAATCTGGCGCTCGTACGGATTGCACTTGGCAGGAGTGCCGCCGCGCAGACATTGCTTGCGGCCAATGCGGACAATGTTCCGGCTGCCGATTATGGTCTGGCGATGGCGATGGCAGGCAATGCGCCGGAGGGCGTTCGTATCCTTTCCGAGGCTATTCATGATCCTTCGGCGACGGCGCGCACCCGCCAGAACCTTGCCTACGCCTATGCTCTGGCGGGGCGCTGGAAGGATGCGCGATTGGTTGTTGGCATGGATCTCGATCTGCTCGCAGCCAATCAGCGGATTACGCAATGGGCGACAATTGCGGCCCCCGAACTCGCGCCGATGCGTGTAGCGTCTCTGATGGGCGTGAGCGTAGCCAGCGACGATGCAGGGCAGCCTGTAGCCCTGGCGCTCGCTCCAGTGGCTGTGCCAGTTGATGCGGTTTCCGTGCAAATGGCAGCCGTTGAAGAGGACGCTCCGGAGCAAATAATCGAGACCGCTGACGCTGTGCCGATTATAGCTGCCGATGCCAGCCCTGTGCGTGTCGCTCTCTCTCCAACTCCGGTCATGCCGGACCGAAATACCATGTCCGGCAACGCCATCTCGAAACCGCTGCCGCGCAAGGTTAATGCACCGGCGCTGCAGAAAGCGGCGTTCATTCGCCCCGTCGAAAACGGGGCGAGCAGTTGGGTGGTGCAGTTGGGTGCTTATGACAGCGCTGCGATTGCGCGTGAAAAGTGGATCGGCATGTCGCGTTCGAACGAAGTGCTGGCCGCATTTCCGGTGATAACGAGCCAGGCAACGGTTAATGGAACCACTTTCCATCGTCTGGCCATCAAGGGATTTGCCAAACGTGCCGATGCGATGAGTCTTTGCCGTTCGATTCAGGCGCGGAAGGGACAATGTTTCGTGCGTGAAGGCGCGCCCAACGCGGCGCCTCTTCAGTGGGCGGCTGCAAAAGGGCGTCGGTTCGCTTCACGCTGAAATGAAGGATCGATAAAGTAAGATTCGATAAAAGCATGAAACCCCGGAAGATCTGTCTTCCGGGGTTTCATGCTGTCACCAAGTCTGTGATCATGGCCGCGTGCCTGCGGGATTGGTTTCGTCGGGTGGATAGGTGCCATGGCCTTCGCGCACTTTTACATCTGAAAAGATCAGAACTTCGCTAACCACGATATTCTTCTGATTCCGATACTGGATGACCAATATGTTTAGGCCGGCAAAAATCCGTTCTACCGTGAAATGCAGGTCCGGAATATGTTGCAGGCCTTTCGACCAATATGCCCGAAGGGATTCCTTTCCGCGAATATAGCCTTCCGTTTTCGGAAGCAGCCCTGCGGCCACGGGCGACGTGAAGACAATATCTTCGTGGAAATGATCGAGCAGCCGCTCTAGATCATGGGCGTTCCAGGCGCTCTGCCATTCTTCCGCGAATTTGGCCCAATCGATTATGCCGGAATCCATGGACGTTCGCGATACCATTTGGTGATGACGTGCTTAACCCCTGAACGTACCTTCATGCCATGGTGCAGGCTTGAAGGGTTATAGACTCCCGGCGCCAGCCGATTATTCCACGCAAGCAGCTTGCCGGTTTCCGGTTGAACCGTCTTCCCGATCTTGATGAAGCGGGTTGCGCCGCCAGCTTCTGGCTGGTTGAGATAGATCATCAAGGTCCAGGTGCGATTGCCCGCCGTTCCGCAATATTTATCGAAATCGGCGCCCTTAGGATCGAAATAATCCGTATGCGCCTTGAATTCTTGTCCAGCGGCATATCGTTGCCCCTGCATCGGTTCGCCATGGACGGGATCGATCCCGGCAAAGGCCGCGAGCCTTGCGTCGATTTTTGCGACAAGTGGTTCGGCAGCGTCGAGTTCACATGTTTCGCTGGTGCGAAAATAATGATCGCCATTGGCATCGGCAATTGTCGATGGACGCCGCTTGGCATCGATCAATTGCATGAGACCGCCACATTCCTCCGGCGACAGGAAATGACGAGCGATGAACAAAGTCAGTTCACGATTAGGGACGTGCTGGACACCGGGATGTCTGGCAATCCAGTCCGGATTGCCATCGGGAGATAGGGGGCTCTGGCGGTCCGACATGACGAATCCGAACTGGTAAAACTTTCTTGGCGGCCCCCTAGCTATCGCTCGACGCTATAAATGCAAGGCTGACAGCTTCGCTATTGCGCTTGTCATAAATGCGACATGTAACTGTCATCATTGCGTAATCGCCGTTGCCTAGCAGACGTCGGTGGCCAAAGGGGGCGGTATCATGCATTTGCCGATCGGCGAAGCGGCGCGAAGATGGACAGGGCGCCTGCGCCCTATCGGCGGTGTGGCAATCATCGAAAAGACGGTTCTGGCGCTGCTGGCCATTCAAATGGCGCGATTGGTCTGGGTGGTCTTCACGCCCATGGGTAGCTTTGGTCCGTGGCCTGGTCCGCAATCCCAATTTCCTTCTCCAGCAGCCCGCCAGTTTCTCTTTGCGAACTTCGATCCGTTTTTCCCTGCTGCGCCGCAACAGGAAAGCACTGGTGTTGTGACGTCCCTGGCGCTGACCCTATATGGTGTGAGATTGAACGAGGGGACGGGTCTGGGGTCGGCCATCATTGCCGGGCCGGACGGTGTGCAAAACAGTTTTGCGGTCGGAGACGAAATCACGTCCGGCGTCATGCTCAAAGCTGTCGCATTCGACTATGTGACCATTGAACGGGGCGGCACGGAGGAACAACTGTTTCTCGATCAGTCCCAATCCGCGTCTCAATCGTCGCAAGAGGCGGCGCCTTCGCCGATGGACAAGAACCCGGAACGGGGACGATACAATCCGACCGCGGACAGCATTAAGCAGGATGTCGGCATCACTCCCAGAACGGAGAACGGCCGCATCACTGGCCTGATCCTCGTCGCCAAAGGGCCGAGTTTTGAAAATGCAGGCTTTCAAGCTGGCGACGTCGTTACACAGATTGACGGACAAAGCATTACCTCGGCGAGCGACCTGCAAGCGTTGCGGACGAAAATCGTTCCGGGCGCGCGTATTTCCCTGACCGTTGAACGCGGCGCTTCCACCGCAACCATCAACCTTATGCTGCAAGGCCAATGACAAAAAATTTCCTTTTATCTGCCGCAGTCGCGCTTGCTCTGGCTGTTCCCATCGCCGCGCCCGTTCATGCACAGCAGACGCTGAATGTGCGGGACGCCGATATTCGGGCCTTTATTCAGGATGCAGCCCGCGTGACGGGTCGGACCTTTATCATCGACAACCGCGTTCAGGGGAAGGTGTCGGTCGTCACCGACCGGCCGCTGTCACGGTCGGAATATTTTGAGATATTCCTGTCCACCCTACGCGCAAACGGCCTGGTCGCGGTGCCTGCGCCTGGCGGCGCCTATCGCATTCAGCCCGCCGATGGAGCTGCGGGGCAGCCAAGCGCGGTGGGGCGGGCGGCCAATCGAAACCAGTTCGTAACGGAAGTCTTTCGCCTTCATTCCATTGATGCCGCCAGTGCTCTTGAAACGCTCAGACCGCTGGTCAGCAGGGATGGCTCGGTTACCGCTAACCGGGCAGGCAACAGCGTGGTGGTGGCCGACTATGCCGATAATATCGCACGTATTCGGCAGGTCATTGCGCGCATAGATCGCGATACGGCCGCAACACAGACGGTGATGCTGAAAAACGCCGGAGCGCGGGAAATCGCCACCTCGCTTCAGGCATTGATGGCGGGAGGCGGCGGTGAAGGCGGGACTCCGTCCGCCGCGACGGTGGTTCCGATCGACAGCAGCAATTCAGTGGCCATACGCGGGGATGCGGGAACCGTCGCCCGGCTCGTGCAGATGGCGCGCGATCTGGACCGGCAGGCGGCGAGCGGCACGGAAATCCGCGTCTATTGGCTGGAACATGCCGATGCGGAAAAGCTCTTGCCGGTGCTTCAGCAGCTTGTCGGCCAATCGACGAATGAGCCAGTCACCGCATCCGCGCCTGCGGCAAATGGGGCGTCGCCGGCGGGGGCCGCGCCGTCGGCTCCGGCAATATCTTCCGCGAGCACCGGCAACACAGGCATTTCGACGCGCGGCCCCTCGATCGTCACCCGCTATGAAGGGGCTAACGCCATCATCGTCGCGGCGAACAGCGACGTCCAGCGCATGTTGGGCGAAACCATCCGCCAGATCGACACCCGCCGCGAACAGGTGCTGGTGGAAGCCATCATCGTCGAGATCAGCGACGCGGCGGCGAAGAAGCTGGGCGTGCAGTTCCTGATCGGCAGCACGAAGACGGGCTTTGCCGCGACCAACTATTCCAACGCTTCGCCCAATATCCTGACATTGGCGGGGGCGGTGGGCGCTGACAGGCTGGGCGAGACGACCACCACTGTCGTAGCGCCGGACGGAACGCGCACCACAACCACGACACGCGAAAATGGCGATTTGTCCAATACGCTCCAGCAGGCGGCCGTGGACAGCCTGATGAACGCGACCGGCGGTTTCGGCGGGATTGCGACGCAACTCGGCAATCACGGCATCTTCGGCGCGATCGTCAACGCCGTGAAGTCGGATACGGACAGCAACATCCTGTCCACGCCATCTGTCATGACGATGGACAATCAGAAGGCGTCGATCCTCGTCGGCCAGCAGGTGCCCGTGACCACAGGCGAGGCGTTGAGCCAGAATTTCGACAATCAGTTCCGCACCGTCCAGCGGCAAGATGTCGGCATCAAGCTGGAAGTGAAGCCCCAGATCAACGCGGGCGGCGCGATCAAGCTGTTCCTGAAACAGGAGGTGTCGAGCGTCGCCGGACCGGTCAGCAACAACAGCAGCGACCTCATCATCAACAAGCGCGAGATTGAAACCACCGTCACCGTGGACGATGGCGAGATATTGGCGCTGGGCGGCCTGCTGGACGACAATGAGCGCAAGACCATTGAGCGGATTCCGCTGCTGTCCGACATTCCGGGGCTGGGCGAGTTGTTCAAGTCGCGCAGCCGCAGCCGGACCAAGACCAACCTCATGGTCTTCATCCGCCCGACCATATTGCGGAGCAAGGAAGACGCCCAGCGCCTGACGCAGCAACGCTATGGCTATGTCCGGGACATGCAGATGCGACGTAATCCGGATGCGGAACCAGGCATCGACGAACTGGTGCGCGATTATATGGGCGCGCTGCCTCCGGGCGCGGCGGCAGGGCCGGGCGATGCGGTCGTCCCGCCGCCGCCGCAAGTGATCGAGCCTATGACCCGTCAGTCGAGCGGTGTCGTGCGCCCGGTAGAGATTCCGGCAAGCGAAGCACGGCCATGAGCGATCAGGGCGATCCCGATCCGATCCTGCCTTATGTCGCGGCGCGGGCGCTGGACATACCCTATCTATTTGCCCGGCGGCATGGCGTGGTGCTGTTGCCGGAAGATGAGGGTCGGCTGGCGGTCGCGGTAAGGGAGGGGAGCGATCCCCGGATGCTCCTTGAAGTGAGGCG harbors:
- a CDS encoding SPOR domain-containing protein, producing the protein MNNFRGALIAIATLSLSQPLLADVKLGVDAWQQGDYAKAVAEWRALAEGGDPDAQFNMGQAYKLGRGVSSDLDAAIQWYRKAAAQGHMRAEDNLGLSLFQKGDRAAAMPYLERAASRGDSRAQYIYATALFNGDLVKKDWVGAYALMTRASAAGLSQANTSLQQMNKYISDEQREQAKALAAGMQQDKGALLASAPTRTESTGPATRPAPSPLRTAEIAPSTTPSRAEAPKTKAPPPPRQAAAPTALPARAASGPWRVQLGAFSADARARSMWSQLTGKVRGLSVYQPYYVAAGGITRLQAGPLGSSADAAQLCARIKSAGADCIAKKN
- a CDS encoding ParA family protein; translated protein: MRILALASQKGGSGKTTLSGHLAVQAQRAGHGPVVLIDIDPQGSLADWWNEREAEFPAFAQTTVARLAADLEILRQQGFKLAVIDTPPAITMAIQSVISVAELIVVPTRPSPHDLRAVGATVDLCDRAGKPLIFVVNGATPKARITSEAAIALSQHGTVAPVTVHHRTDFAASMIDGRTVMEVDAKSRSASEVVQLWSYISDRLEKNFRRTVFSVPHGSVGTMGSTRPAGGGFGRRVIG
- a CDS encoding SPOR domain-containing protein, with the protein product MKRSAFGKAAASSLIVAVTMVGCTGAAFRPSMTTASQKGDASKQALAAEKAMAGHDAVRAIRAAEEAVRLKPDNAAYRQLLGLAYVAGGRFVSAETALSDAMALGNQESRTIVNLALVRIALGRSAAAQTLLAANADNVPAADYGLAMAMAGNAPEGVRILSEAIHDPSATARTRQNLAYAYALAGRWKDARLVVGMDLDLLAANQRITQWATIAAPELAPMRVASLMGVSVASDDAGQPVALALAPVAVPVDAVSVQMAAVEEDAPEQIIETADAVPIIAADASPVRVALSPTPVMPDRNTMSGNAISKPLPRKVNAPALQKAAFIRPVENGASSWVVQLGAYDSAAIAREKWIGMSRSNEVLAAFPVITSQATVNGTTFHRLAIKGFAKRADAMSLCRSIQARKGQCFVREGAPNAAPLQWAAAKGRRFASR
- a CDS encoding nuclear transport factor 2 family protein; translated protein: MDSGIIDWAKFAEEWQSAWNAHDLERLLDHFHEDIVFTSPVAAGLLPKTEGYIRGKESLRAYWSKGLQHIPDLHFTVERIFAGLNILVIQYRNQKNIVVSEVLIFSDVKVREGHGTYPPDETNPAGTRP
- a CDS encoding prolyl hydroxylase family protein, whose translation is MSDRQSPLSPDGNPDWIARHPGVQHVPNRELTLFIARHFLSPEECGGLMQLIDAKRRPSTIADANGDHYFRTSETCELDAAEPLVAKIDARLAAFAGIDPVHGEPMQGQRYAAGQEFKAHTDYFDPKGADFDKYCGTAGNRTWTLMIYLNQPEAGGATRFIKIGKTVQPETGKLLAWNNRLAPGVYNPSSLHHGMKVRSGVKHVITKWYRERPWIPA
- a CDS encoding type II secretion system protein N codes for the protein MHLPIGEAARRWTGRLRPIGGVAIIEKTVLALLAIQMARLVWVVFTPMGSFGPWPGPQSQFPSPAARQFLFANFDPFFPAAPQQESTGVVTSLALTLYGVRLNEGTGLGSAIIAGPDGVQNSFAVGDEITSGVMLKAVAFDYVTIERGGTEEQLFLDQSQSASQSSQEAAPSPMDKNPERGRYNPTADSIKQDVGITPRTENGRITGLILVAKGPSFENAGFQAGDVVTQIDGQSITSASDLQALRTKIVPGARISLTVERGASTATINLMLQGQ
- the gspD gene encoding type II secretion system secretin GspD; translation: MTKNFLLSAAVALALAVPIAAPVHAQQTLNVRDADIRAFIQDAARVTGRTFIIDNRVQGKVSVVTDRPLSRSEYFEIFLSTLRANGLVAVPAPGGAYRIQPADGAAGQPSAVGRAANRNQFVTEVFRLHSIDAASALETLRPLVSRDGSVTANRAGNSVVVADYADNIARIRQVIARIDRDTAATQTVMLKNAGAREIATSLQALMAGGGGEGGTPSAATVVPIDSSNSVAIRGDAGTVARLVQMARDLDRQAASGTEIRVYWLEHADAEKLLPVLQQLVGQSTNEPVTASAPAANGASPAGAAPSAPAISSASTGNTGISTRGPSIVTRYEGANAIIVAANSDVQRMLGETIRQIDTRREQVLVEAIIVEISDAAAKKLGVQFLIGSTKTGFAATNYSNASPNILTLAGAVGADRLGETTTTVVAPDGTRTTTTTRENGDLSNTLQQAAVDSLMNATGGFGGIATQLGNHGIFGAIVNAVKSDTDSNILSTPSVMTMDNQKASILVGQQVPVTTGEALSQNFDNQFRTVQRQDVGIKLEVKPQINAGGAIKLFLKQEVSSVAGPVSNNSSDLIINKREIETTVTVDDGEILALGGLLDDNERKTIERIPLLSDIPGLGELFKSRSRSRTKTNLMVFIRPTILRSKEDAQRLTQQRYGYVRDMQMRRNPDAEPGIDELVRDYMGALPPGAAAGPGDAVVPPPPQVIEPMTRQSSGVVRPVEIPASEARP